Proteins encoded within one genomic window of Deltaproteobacteria bacterium HGW-Deltaproteobacteria-2:
- a CDS encoding aspartate--tRNA ligase — translation MADFLTKDKRTHYCGNLDISHAGQEVILMGWVHRRRDHGGVIFVDLRDREGIVQVVFNPEAGNAHSEAHKIRSEFVLAVKGKVRRRPEGMENPDLKTGGIEVIVSDLEIMNESKTPPFSFDDEDISENIRLKYRYLDLRRPVIQKNLFLRSRLAAATRRYFDENGFIEVETPFLGKSTPEGARDYLVPSRINKGTFYALPQSPQLFKQLLMVSGFDRYYQIVKCFRDEDLRADRQPEFTQIDVEMSFITEEDIMSMMEGLMKAIFKACLGKELTLPLPRLTYADAISRYGKDNPDVRFGMEIVDITNIVKDSGFKLFAEVAASGGVIKAIKAEQASALSRKDLDGLKDFVAIYGAKGLAWAKVNATDWTSPIYKFFKPEEVESIGKAMNTKESDIIFFVADTSRVVNDSLGNLRIHLARKLNLIDSDALAFTWITEFPLMEYSETEKRFVSTHHPFTSPFLEDLPLMTTDPGKVRAKAYDLVLNGSEIGGGSIRIHHKDVQSQVFSALKLSEEDARQKFGFLLDALEYGAPPHGGLAFGLDRLTMIMTKAESIRDVIAFPKTQKAACLMTDAPSKVSIEQLMELSLKIV, via the coding sequence TTGGCTGATTTTTTAACAAAAGATAAAAGGACGCATTACTGCGGAAATCTGGATATTTCTCATGCCGGACAGGAAGTAATTCTGATGGGCTGGGTGCACCGCCGCCGTGATCACGGTGGAGTTATTTTTGTTGATTTACGCGATCGTGAAGGAATAGTACAGGTTGTTTTCAACCCTGAGGCCGGAAATGCCCACAGCGAAGCGCATAAAATTCGTTCTGAATTTGTTCTTGCCGTAAAAGGCAAAGTTCGCAGAAGGCCTGAGGGCATGGAAAATCCGGATTTGAAAACCGGCGGAATTGAGGTTATTGTCTCCGATCTGGAGATAATGAATGAATCCAAAACTCCGCCCTTCTCTTTTGACGATGAGGACATTTCGGAAAACATCCGCCTTAAATACCGCTATCTTGATTTGCGACGTCCGGTGATTCAAAAGAACCTTTTTTTACGCAGTCGTCTGGCCGCCGCTACCCGTCGCTATTTTGATGAAAACGGTTTCATTGAAGTTGAAACACCTTTTCTGGGTAAAAGCACACCGGAAGGCGCACGCGATTATCTTGTGCCCAGCCGTATTAACAAAGGCACATTCTATGCGCTGCCGCAATCACCGCAGCTATTCAAACAACTTTTAATGGTCTCCGGTTTTGACCGTTATTATCAAATCGTTAAATGTTTCCGCGATGAGGATTTGCGCGCCGATCGTCAACCGGAATTTACTCAAATCGACGTGGAAATGTCTTTCATTACTGAAGAAGATATTATGAGTATGATGGAAGGTCTGATGAAAGCCATCTTTAAAGCCTGCCTGGGTAAGGAGCTAACCCTCCCCCTCCCCAGGTTGACCTACGCCGATGCGATCAGCCGCTACGGCAAAGACAATCCCGATGTGCGTTTCGGTATGGAAATCGTGGATATTACCAATATTGTCAAAGATTCAGGGTTTAAACTTTTCGCGGAAGTTGCGGCTTCCGGTGGCGTAATCAAAGCGATTAAAGCCGAACAGGCTTCCGCTCTTTCCCGCAAGGATCTAGACGGATTGAAAGATTTTGTAGCCATTTATGGAGCGAAGGGTCTGGCATGGGCCAAAGTCAACGCTACCGACTGGACTTCACCCATTTATAAATTCTTTAAACCGGAGGAAGTGGAGAGCATCGGCAAAGCAATGAACACTAAAGAAAGCGATATTATCTTCTTTGTCGCCGATACTTCGCGTGTCGTTAATGACTCGCTGGGCAACTTACGAATACATCTGGCCAGGAAACTTAACTTGATTGATTCAGACGCATTGGCCTTTACCTGGATTACGGAATTCCCATTGATGGAATATTCGGAAACGGAAAAACGTTTTGTCTCTACACATCACCCTTTCACGTCGCCGTTTCTTGAAGATCTGCCTCTAATGACTACAGATCCGGGAAAAGTACGCGCCAAAGCCTATGATCTGGTACTTAACGGATCGGAAATCGGCGGCGGTAGTATTCGTATTCATCATAAGGACGTTCAGTCTCAGGTCTTCAGTGCGCTTAAATTGAGTGAAGAAGATGCAAGGCAGAAATTCGGGTTTTTGCTGGATGCCCTCGAGTATGGAGCTCCGCCCCATGGAGGACTGGCCTTCGGTCTGGATAGGCTAACTATGATTATGACCAAAGCGGAATCAATACGAGATGTTATCGCCTTCCCGAAAACGCAGAAAGCAGCCTGTTTGATGACCGATGCTCCTTCTAAAGTCAGCATCGAGCAATTGATGGAGTTATCTCTGAAAATTGTTTAA
- a CDS encoding histidine--tRNA ligase has translation MEKITAIRGFKDILPEDSLLFWKVESIAHEVFNSFGYREIRVPIVEKTDLFKRSIGETTDIVEKEMYTFADRDNENITLRPEATASVIRAYIEHNMSSSEQITKLFTIGPMFRRERPQKGRFRQFNQIDVEFFGEEKPQSDAEIIFMLMHFLTSTGLRNLELEINSLGCPDCRPLFSKAVINFLKGSENDLCPDCQRRINTNPLRVFDCKVETCAATIANAPRILDFLCTDCENHFSQVQSFLHDLNTPFIINARMVRGLDYYTKTAFEVKTNALGAQNAVAGGGRYNSLVSDLGGPEVPGIGFAVGFERLIACLPEEGSIKFKTDLFIAALGPKAQKIAFNLTNELRRAGVIAEMDYSDKSLKSQLKRADKLNSSFSLIFGDKEIDKKQVLLRNMQTKDQQAVPLDGMLDSIIKIIKER, from the coding sequence ATGGAAAAAATTACAGCAATTCGAGGATTTAAAGACATTCTACCTGAAGACTCTCTTCTCTTCTGGAAGGTTGAGTCTATAGCCCATGAGGTTTTCAATTCGTTCGGCTATCGGGAAATCCGCGTTCCAATTGTCGAAAAAACAGACCTTTTTAAACGAAGCATTGGAGAAACAACCGATATCGTTGAAAAGGAAATGTACACCTTCGCCGACCGGGACAACGAAAATATAACCCTAAGACCGGAAGCTACCGCTTCTGTTATCCGCGCCTATATTGAACACAATATGTCCTCTTCCGAACAAATAACCAAACTTTTTACGATCGGTCCGATGTTCCGCCGCGAAAGACCTCAAAAAGGACGCTTCCGCCAATTTAATCAGATTGATGTCGAATTTTTCGGCGAAGAAAAACCTCAATCGGACGCTGAAATAATTTTTATGCTGATGCATTTCTTAACAAGCACGGGATTGAGAAATCTGGAATTGGAAATTAATTCTCTAGGCTGCCCTGATTGTCGCCCTTTATTTTCCAAAGCTGTCATTAATTTTTTAAAAGGAAGCGAAAACGATCTCTGCCCCGACTGCCAAAGACGCATAAACACCAATCCCTTGCGCGTTTTCGATTGTAAAGTGGAAACATGTGCCGCGACTATTGCCAACGCGCCCCGGATACTTGATTTTTTATGTACGGACTGTGAAAATCATTTTTCACAGGTGCAATCATTTCTTCACGATTTGAATACTCCTTTTATTATTAACGCCCGTATGGTGCGTGGGCTGGATTACTATACAAAGACAGCATTTGAAGTTAAAACAAACGCACTGGGCGCGCAAAACGCGGTTGCCGGCGGAGGTAGATACAATAGCCTGGTTAGTGATCTGGGAGGGCCCGAAGTTCCCGGAATTGGTTTTGCCGTCGGATTTGAAAGACTTATAGCCTGCCTGCCTGAAGAAGGAAGTATTAAATTTAAAACTGATTTATTCATTGCTGCACTGGGTCCAAAAGCACAGAAAATAGCTTTCAACCTGACCAATGAACTGAGACGCGCCGGAGTGATTGCAGAAATGGATTATTCTGACAAGAGCCTGAAGAGTCAACTAAAGCGAGCGGACAAATTAAACAGTTCCTTTTCTCTTATTTTCGGTGATAAGGAAATTGATAAAAAACAAGTTTTATTAAGAAACATGCAGACAAAAGATCAACAGGCAGTTCCTCTGGATGGAATGCTGGATTCAATAATTAAAATTATTAAAGAGAGGTAA
- a CDS encoding two-component system response regulator, translating to MSNDKKILLVEDNPDDVELTLRAFKKNNIINKIIVKRDGAEALDFFFGKEGAVNDQKNDLPVLILLDLKLPKINGIEVLKKLKADERTKLIPVVILTSSKEPGDLLICYKLGCNSYIRKPVDFSQFMEMVKQLGLYWLLINEGPNLL from the coding sequence ATGTCAAACGACAAGAAGATATTACTGGTGGAAGATAACCCAGATGATGTTGAGTTAACTCTGCGCGCATTTAAAAAAAATAATATTATAAATAAGATCATTGTTAAGCGCGATGGAGCGGAAGCTCTGGATTTCTTCTTCGGTAAAGAAGGCGCTGTCAATGATCAGAAAAACGATCTGCCCGTTTTAATTTTGCTTGACTTGAAACTACCGAAAATAAATGGTATTGAAGTATTGAAAAAGCTGAAAGCCGATGAAAGAACAAAACTGATTCCCGTGGTAATACTGACATCTTCAAAGGAGCCGGGCGATCTTCTCATCTGCTACAAGCTTGGGTGCAACAGCTATATACGCAAACCCGTTGACTTCAGTCAGTTCATGGAAATGGTAAAACAACTGGGACTTTACTGGCTTCTTATAAACGAAGGTCCGAATTTGTTATAA